The DNA window ttgctgcatgttttttaagttgtttgtgttgtgaccaattgctgcatgtttttttaagttgtttgtgttgtgaccaattgctgcttgtttcttaaaatatttgtgttgtgaccaattgctgcatgtttttaagttgtttgtgttgtgaccaattgctgcatgtttttttaagttgtttgtgttgtgaccaattgctgcttgtttcttaaaatatttgtgttgtgaccaattgctgcatgtttttttaaagttgtttgtgttgtgaccaattgctgcatgttttttaagttgtttgtgttgtgaccaattgctgcatgtttcttaaaatatttgtgttgtgaccaattgctgcttgtttcttaaaatatttgtgttgtgaccaattgctgcatgtttttttaagttgtttgtgttgtgaccaattgctgcttgtttcttaaaatatttgtgttgtgaccatttgctgcatgttttttaaagttgtttgtgttgtgaccaattgctgcatgtttcttaaaatatttgtgttgtgaccaattgctgcatgtttttaagttgtttgtgttgtgaccaattgctgcatgttttttaaagttgtttgtgttgtgaccagtTGCtgcatgtttcttaaaatatttgtgttgtgaccaattgctgcatgttttttaagttgtttgtgttgtgaccaattggtgcttgtttcttaaaatatttgtgttgtgaccaattgctgcatgtttttttaagttgtttgtgttgtgaccaattgctgcatgtttttttaagttgtttgtgttgtgaccaattgctgcttgtttcttaaaatatttgtgttgtgaccaattgatgcatgtttttttaaggtgtttgtgttgtgaccaattgctgcatgtttcctaaaatatttgtgttgtgaccaattgatgcatgtttttttaagttgtttgtgttgtgaccaattgctgcatgtttcttaaaatatttgtgttgtgaccaattgatgcatgtttttttaagttgtttgtgttgtgaccaattgctgcatgtttcttaaaatatttgtgttgtgaccaattgctgcatgtttttttaagttgtttgtgttgtgaccaattgctgcatgttttttaagttgtttgtgttgtgaccaattgctgcatgtttttttaagttgtttgtgttgtgaccaattgctgcttgtttcttaaaatatttgtgttgtgaccaattgctgcatgtttttttaagttgtttgtgttgtgaccaattgctgcatgttttttaagttgtttgtgttgtgaccaattgctgcatgttgttttaagttgtttgtgttgtgaccaattgctgcttgtttcttaaaatatttgtgttgtgaccaattgatgcatgtttttttaagttgtttgtgttgtgaccaattgctgcatgtttcctaaaatatttgtgttgtgaccaattgatgcatgtttttttttaagttgtttgtgttgtgaccaattgctgcttgtttcttaaaatatttgtgttgtgaccaattgctgcatgttttttaaagttgtttgtgttttgaccaattgctgcatgtttcttaagttgtttgtgttgtgacctaTTGCTTCtttagttgtttttgttgtaagaatttgcaacacgtgtgctgtcaaattgatgaggATCGTTTCTTTatgtgctggtgttttttgtaattgcatgtgctttcttaaattgcagcgcaTTAAACTCTCTCGGCCATCATAATATAATGCAGTTTAAGCATAAGAGGTCTATTTCAAAGCAACTTTGTAGAAGAGAAAAGTTGAAGATTGTAACATTTGGTGCATAATGTACAAAATATGTTACACAAAATCCCTTTAAAAAGTGTTACAAATTTGCCCCTGTGCATTTGACTTGAATAAACACATTGGACATAAATAGCCAGCAACTATTctgagaaaaacaacaacaacagcaaaaaggCTTGGCGACAAATtggtaaaatgattaaaaaatattaattaaggtataaaggtttaaaaatagcaattaatttgtatttaaatatgtctgaGAGGATTTCAGGAGGATTTTTGTTAGCTAGATAAACTGTTGTTActctaaatgacattttaatcatatattttacagaaaacatTGTTTGACTTTGAACATTGAAGTCTTTAATTGGTGATTAAATAGATGTTTATCACACTTGTGTTGTTTTGATGCTTTAAATTCTTTTTTCATCTTtgacctatttatttttttaaaatgcttttttaaaaatgtacctaCTACCATTCGCATTTTAGGAGTTTGTAATGTTTTGAATTGAAAAAAGTAAGTTCTTGGACTCATTAATCTCTTATAACCAATGCCACAGATCAAAAAGAAGCAGCAAGATGTTGTCGGCTTTCTTGAGGCTCTTAAAATCGATTACGCACAGCTTGACATTGCTTCAAATGAGGATAACCGAGCGTGGATGAGGGAAAATGTTCCCGGAGAAAAGAAGCCCACCAATGGAATTCCTCTTCCTCCACAGATTTTCAACGAGGAGATGTATTGTGGGGTAAGAGCCGGCTACAGTAGAGCGTTTCATAAAATAACTTTTCTAAAAGTTGCAATAACATATCAAAGTGGTAAAAATaagttcaaataaataaacttctcCCTTAAACCTCTTCAAAAACATAGTGCAAGCAAATGTACACAAAAATAGGATTATACAAACATTATTTACCAGTTTCCCAAAACTAGAACAGTTTCAAATTTTAAGAATTTTGTTGACAGTGACAGATATAGATTCACACTCTACTGTGCTTAAGTAGTGTTTATAACTTGTATTGactacattattttaaagatacGTTTAACAGAAATGTTAACGTTCCCTAAACACAGCCTGAACTTTCACAGTTGATGTTGTTTTGCTACTTTAATGCTAATAGTTGATAGTTTCTTATCCTGATTTGCAGGACTACGACACATTCTTTGATGCTAAAGAGGACAACACAGTCTATGAATTTTTGGGTCTGACTCCTCCACCTGGATCTAaggttgtatttgtgtgtgtgtgtgtgtgtgtgtgtacgtgtttgttTTCTCTATTGACATGAAACTATTTTGAATCCAAAAATCCTTATTATTAGCGACCTCAGTGGCCATTAAATGAACTGTTGACAAAAACTTATTGAGAatacccaggctcattctgaaaacataccattGTATACAATTCTGGAGACCGGGTAATAAGTCccaggaggtaagttttttttgccgtttttgttttcgcaaatccacggGAAGCCGTTGTGTAcacttttgagatcttaaatttctctcgcaagtgtcattcgcgcctgctgttctcacataaacccaccagaggtcgctgttgactgactgtgtgactgacagactgactgaccgacctatctactgacccaccctcctccttccctaaacccaaccaattttattgattgacccgcccacccacttacctaaacccaaccaacaattttcaaaagcaatccagaaaaagaaaagcgcttgtctgatttttaccacgttttcagattttgttatttacttgtttattttattttttggattcaggTTTTGTCTTGCCTGcattctggaaccattctttatgACACTTAAAccccgtcgtcgtggtcaactccattctgcgtctcaagtctgctaaCATACATGTCGAGCTATctagacaaactggttacagtgggtaagccgtccatatggaggtaggCGGTCGGCTGGTATCGCGAAAAGGACcagtgtcataccgccccatagagtttgtttaaaaaataaaatgcagccaaacATAGCTCTGGCTCCAtgatttgcggtctccagaaacgtatataggactacgttttcagaatgagcctatgttggagaATACAGTACATTTGCTACATTATACTGTTAATGAACATCTAGAAGTTAATGAGCACAAGCATTACTTTTGTGTTTCAGAGAGTGTTAGAGTTTCTTGTAAATGTCACATCACTTTGATTTTCTCTACAAAAAGTACATACAAATCTACATCAAAGTCTACAGGCTTTGAAAAACAACTCAGGAGCACAGGGAAGTTTTGTTACAAACCTTTCACGAGTTGTAATTTGGTCAATATGGCTAGGAGCTATAatctcattctggtgtaataatcaaggaactttgcagTCATACCTAGCTGGGAACTATTTTCAGGCACTATGGATGAATTACCGGTTGGCAGTGgtataaagtaactaattacaaatactcaaattactgtaattgagtagtttttctcaggaattgtaatttagtaagtagttttaaaaatgcgtAATTTTACTTTCCctagagtacatttttagtgcagtactCAGTACTTTaactacttttcttcaacctgcagttactactttattttttcttgtctatggagattaggaaaatcagtcctgtgaatcctgtccaatcaaatctcacatagaaggtaaatcgcatcataatgaactacctcaaaatagggttatcaaaagaaatatattaatgcaattcaaatatataactTATGaactgatgtttactttaaactgattataaataaatatttatattgttcaattataatgtttaaaatattttttatggctaaaaagtatcggttcaggcaccattttggcaccggtaccgttTTTAAAGTATCGATTTAACACCGGTATTGAAATAGCCCTAAACGATATCCAACTCTACCTCAAAACTTgtgcgctttataattgcagcaaactgtttggaagctttaaaagtgtacaagatgtctaaaatctttccatgcattgacccagagactgtaaAGATGcagtcactgatgagaagatgacggatgtttgcTGTATGATCATAGAAATggtcttaaacacccagcaggcacaagatgtcaacatgacgttagAATAAAGTTGTTACCCCAGTGTCATGAGAAGGTTGCATTTTGCTTTTCCATGAAAATCATGGAAGTGTCAGCATTTAATGCCaaaatgacgttggtttaagtTGTTTgctagacattggattttggtcactttccaacacaacctaaagtcaaccaaatatcaacgtcatttgatgttatTGAACAAATAGCGTtgttcttagacgctggctagaaattgatttttggtcacctgacatcacaacctggcgacgcagtggcgcagtgggtagcacgttcgcctcacagcaagaaggtcgctggttcgatcctcggctcagttggcgtttctgtgtggagtttgcatgttctccctgcgttcgcgtgggtattccggtttcccccacaatccaaagacatgcggtacaggtgaattgggtaggctaaattgtccgtagtgtatgagtgtgtgtgagtgaatgtgtgtgtggatgtttcccagagatgggttgcggctggaggggcatccgctgcgtaaaaacttgctggataagttggtggttcattccgctgtggcgaccccggattaataaagggactaagccgacaagaaaatgaatgaatgacatcacAACCTTAATCTAACCTGATGTTAatatcttatgacgttgtgtgcctgctgggcaataacttgatgcactacagaatgttacgtttacatgcacaaattacatgtaaacgcatcagcttttaaaaGCGTAATAgtcaatactcactactcttgagtacttttgaaagggatactctttactcatactttgagtactatttacaacagatacttttactctacttacactaaatttttaggcaagtaatggtacttttacttgagtaagatttttcagtactctttccaccactgccggTTGGTAAACATTCAGCATGCGCGCGCAGCGAggttgcaggaaaaaaaaaacgggagcgctagCTTTTACGGTGAGgtaatgacatccgatgcggtacagagtttgttgttgtattagagataagttatattgattacatattgtttacataatgctttcagcgtattataacagcttgtcacccagtaatcagcacagttattctgcaaaattaatgttaaagtgagcggcttatggatattggataagatgaaatAGCTAAGCATTCAGCCCCAAATATACATCTCATTGAAACtcccaagtgattttacaagagagaagttaaaggcctacaaggctttggatgccaacaattttgttctgtgtggtcatgtgcaagaaacaaTGCTCCATGATTCAATGTAGTCAATGTAGTGCTAAAACGagattctgcctagccaaagacaagaaaataagacggagctatacaaggcctgggtaatcatcagcAAGCTAAACaaatgcattctgacagcgaactgcaacTGTACAGCAGGGTATGTGAACATTCATTTTTTCGGTTATTTCGATACATCAGCATATACAAATACAGTCTCAGTCATACAGTgggaaagtaaaaaaatatatatataaaagggggaaatatacaaacaagtaaaCATGGTAATACAGTCAGGCTAGgagcaaaatatatatacatatatatgcatgcacatacacacatatgcatacatacacacacatacaccagagAGTAGAAATTCAGGAGAGATTATTGATGTAATGCCAAAAAGGTGTCCATAACTGCCAGAAGTCATCTGACTTTTGGTGTATGTCATAAGTGAGTTTCTCAAGTGGAGAACAAGTGAACAAGTGGCCACATTTTAAAGGAAGGCACCTGAGGAGACATTTCTTTGCCAGATAGACCAAAATAAAAAACAGGTATTTGGTGTGGGGTTCTAACACATTCTCAACTCCATCATACAACAaatacaattctagaaaaaaatGGAATTTTATCTGAAAGAGTCCTTGTagaaaatgatgtattttttcCCAAAAAGAGATGATTTTGTCACAATACCAGAAACAGTGAAGGAATGTTCCTTTGGATTTTTTGCAGTTAAAACAAAGATCAGAGGAGTTTCTATAAATCTTTTTCAGACGCAAGGGTGTAAGATAGTGAAcattcatttttacatttcattctaagcattcagtgtccgcagtttaattcaccatatttaccTGTttatgctgaaatcattgctgcaatcaaaaagaGTAATGTTTATGAtacagcatagcgtgaacttccctaatatgaaatgagaactgcagagtcgagcatttttaattaggtcctcactccattcagctcttaaaagtctgcggttggcattaaaagcagtgtgatgTACGGTAAAATTCAAGTTATCTATTTTTCAAATTTGGCATCACcgacaacacgacatgtttgctattgcaactggtcttttttgcaaccggtatgcacggttgaacccgtgtgacgtcatgtgtgacattGACCATGTGCGGCTGGTAATTCCCCTATATCATTGCCTCTGCTGCAGCCATTATACAGCAGGAAAGTTCCTTGATCTTTACACCTGAAAGTATAGGATAGTTTCTAGCCATGTCAACCTAAAACATGGCATCCTTTCAATATATGTTGGTCTCAGTAAACAGTATAATTAGAGTCAAGCTTAGGAAAATGATca is part of the Danio rerio strain Tuebingen ecotype United States chromosome 15, GRCz12tu, whole genome shotgun sequence genome and encodes:
- the sh3bgr gene encoding SH3 domain-binding glutamic acid-rich protein isoform X18, producing MVIKVFLASSSGSTAIKKKQQDVVGFLEALKIDYAQLDIASNEDNRAWMRENVPGEKKPTNGIPLPPQIFNEEMYCGDYDTFFDAKEDNTVYEFLGLTPPPGSKKIELKEAEQNGDAHTAELEEDEESKNAETDAQDENEEEEEPAEEEEESRKPAEEEEQEEAEGDKEEEEHPSEED
- the sh3bgr gene encoding SH3 domain-binding glutamic acid-rich protein isoform X21 produces the protein MVIKVFLASSSGSTAIKKKQQDVVGFLEALKIDYAQLDIASNEDNRAWMRENVPGEKKPTNGIPLPPQIFNEEMYCGDYDTFFDAKEDNTVYEFLGLTPPPGSKKIELKEAEQNGDAHTAELEEDEESKNAETDAQDENEEEEEPAEEEEESRKPAEEEEQEEAEGDKED
- the sh3bgr gene encoding SH3 domain-binding glutamic acid-rich protein isoform X26, which translates into the protein MVIKVFLASSSGSTAIKKKQQDVVGFLEALKIDYAQLDIASNEDNRAWMRENVPGEKKPTNGIPLPPQIFNEEMYCGDYDTFFDAKEDNTVYEFLGLTPPPGSKRKPAEEEEQEEAEGDKVEDNHLVSEAEDELVSEEEEELRELEEEEEHPSEED
- the sh3bgr gene encoding SH3 domain-binding glutamic acid-rich protein isoform X28 gives rise to the protein MVIKVFLASSSGSTAIKKKQQDVVGFLEALKIDYAQLDIASNEDNRAWMRENVPGEKKPTNGIPLPPQIFNEEMYCGDYDTFFDAKEDNTVYEFLGLTPPPGSKRKPAEEEEQEEAEGDKVEDNHLVSEAEDELVSEEEEELRELEED
- the sh3bgr gene encoding SH3 domain-binding glutamic acid-rich protein isoform 3 (isoform 3 is encoded by transcript variant 3); its protein translation is MVIKVFLASSSGSTAIKKKQQDVVGFLEALKIDYAQLDIASNEDNRAWMRENVPGEKKPTNGIPLPPQIFNEEMYCGDYDTFFDAKEDNTVYEFLGLTPPPGSKEAQQAENSQKLQNGSVTEEHPDDDTTRKPAEEEEQEEAEGDKVEDNHLVSEEEEELRELEEEEEHPSEED
- the sh3bgr gene encoding SH3 domain-binding glutamic acid-rich protein isoform X29, producing the protein MVIKVFLASSSGSTAIKKKQQDVVGFLEALKIDYAQLDIASNEDNRAWMRENVPGEKKPTNGIPLPPQIFNEEMYCGDYDTFFDAKEDNTVYEFLGLTPPPGSKEAQQAENSQKLQNGSVTEEHPDDDTTRKPAEEEEQEEAEGDKED
- the sh3bgr gene encoding SH3 domain-binding glutamic acid-rich protein isoform X25, which gives rise to MVIKVFLASSSGSTAIKKKQQDVVGFLEALKIDYAQLDIASNEDNRAWMRENVPGEKKPTNGIPLPPQIFNEEMYCGDYDTFFDAKEDNTVYEFLGLTPPPGSKEAQQAENSQKLQNGSVTEEHPDDDTTRKPAEEEEQEEAEGDKVEDNHLVSEED
- the sh3bgr gene encoding SH3 domain-binding glutamic acid-rich protein isoform X23 → MVIKVFLASSSGSTAIKKKQQDVVGFLEALKIDYAQLDIASNEDNRAWMRENVPGEKKPTNGIPLPPQIFNEEMYCGDYDTFFDAKEDNTVYEFLGLTPPPGSKEAQQAENSQKLQNGSVTEEHPDDDTTRKPAEEEEQEEAEGDKEEEELRELEEEEEHPSEED
- the sh3bgr gene encoding SH3 domain-binding glutamic acid-rich protein isoform X24, with translation MVIKVFLASSSGSTAIKKKQQDVVGFLEALKIDYAQLDIASNEDNRAWMRENVPGEKKPTNGIPLPPQIFNEEMYCGDYDTFFDAKEDNTVYEFLGLTPPPGSKEAQQAENSQKLQNGSVTEEHPDDDTTRKPAEEEEQEEAEGDKEEEELRELEED
- the sh3bgr gene encoding SH3 domain-binding glutamic acid-rich protein isoform X27; the encoded protein is MVIKVFLASSSGSTAIKKKQQDVVGFLEALKIDYAQLDIASNEDNRAWMRENVPGEKKPTNGIPLPPQIFNEEMYCGDYDTFFDAKEDNTVYEFLGLTPPPGSKEAQQAENSQKLQNGSVTEEHPDDDTTRKPAEEEEQEEAEGDKEEEEHPSEED
- the sh3bgr gene encoding SH3 domain-binding glutamic acid-rich protein isoform X30: MVIKVFLASSSGSTAIKKKQQDVVGFLEALKIDYAQLDIASNEDNRAWMRENVPGEKKPTNGIPLPPQIFNEEMYCGDYDTFFDAKEDNTVYEFLGLTPPPGSKRKPAEEEEQEEAEGDKVEDNHLVSEEEEELRELEED
- the sh3bgr gene encoding SH3 domain-binding glutamic acid-rich protein isoform X31, with protein sequence MVIKVFLASSSGSTAIKKKQQDVVGFLEALKIDYAQLDIASNEDNRAWMRENVPGEKKPTNGIPLPPQIFNEEMYCGDYDTFFDAKEDNTVYEFLGLTPPPGSKRKPAEEEEQEEAEGDKEEEELRELEEEEEHPSEED
- the sh3bgr gene encoding SH3 domain-binding glutamic acid-rich protein isoform X32 — protein: MVIKVFLASSSGSTAIKKKQQDVVGFLEALKIDYAQLDIASNEDNRAWMRENVPGEKKPTNGIPLPPQIFNEEMYCGDYDTFFDAKEDNTVYEFLGLTPPPGSKRKPAEEEEQEEAEGDKEEEEHPSEED
- the sh3bgr gene encoding SH3 domain-binding glutamic acid-rich protein isoform X33; this translates as MVIKVFLASSSGSTAIKKKQQDVVGFLEALKIDYAQLDIASNEDNRAWMRENVPGEKKPTNGIPLPPQIFNEEMYCGDYDTFFDAKEDNTVYEFLGLTPPPGSKRKPAEEEEQEEAEGDKED
- the sh3bgr gene encoding SH3 domain-binding glutamic acid-rich protein isoform X22, producing the protein MVIKVFLASSSGSTAIKKKQQDVVGFLEALKIDYAQLDIASNEDNRAWMRENVPGEKKPTNGIPLPPQIFNEEMYCGDYDTFFDAKEDNTVYEFLGLTPPPGSKEAQQAENSQKLQNGSVTEEHPDDDTTRKPAEEEEQEEAEGDKVEDNHLVSEEEEELRELEED
- the sh3bgr gene encoding SH3 domain-binding glutamic acid-rich protein isoform X20 — its product is MVIKVFLASSSGSTAIKKKQQDVVGFLEALKIDYAQLDIASNEDNRAWMRENVPGEKKPTNGIPLPPQIFNEEMYCGDYDTFFDAKEDNTVYEFLGLTPPPGSKEAQQAENSQKLQNGSVTEEHPDDDTTRKPAEEEEQEEAEGDKVEDNHLVSEAEDELVSEEEEELRELEED